One Setaria italica strain Yugu1 chromosome II, Setaria_italica_v2.0, whole genome shotgun sequence DNA segment encodes these proteins:
- the LOC101768606 gene encoding uncharacterized protein LOC101768606 isoform X2, which produces MPPPLPVNPQRLSPAESRERTLRFFQGLGVDVPLPASAERPDAYADLVRAVLSSAAVSSSRVSCTLTMSPALANQFNTLHGGAVAAVAEAVGMACARAAAGDKELFLGELSTAYLAAARLNSEVDVEAKILRKGRSVVVTTIDFTLKDTKKLCYTSRATFYILPAASL; this is translated from the exons atgccgccgccgctgccggtcaACCCGCAGCGTCTGTCGCCGGCGGAGTCCCGGGAGCGGACGCTGCGCTTCTTCCAAGGCCTGGGCGTGGACGTGCCCCTCCCGGCCTCGGCCGAGCGCCCCGATGCCTACGCCGACCTCGTCCGCGCCgtcctctcctccgccgccgtctcctcctcgCGCGTCTCTTGCACCCTCACCATGTCCCCCGCCCTCGCG AACCAGTTCAACAcgctccacggcggcgcggtggcggccgtggccgaGGCCGTCGGGAtggcgtgcgcgcgcgccgcggccggggacAAGGAGCTGTTCCTCGGCGAGCTCAGCACCGCgtacctcgccgccgcgcgacTCAAC TCTGAAGTGGATGTTGAAGCTAAGATACTGAGGAAGGGCAGGTCGGTCGTGGTTACCACTATTGACTTCACACTCAAGGATACCAAGAAGCTCTGTTATACATCTCGAGCCACCTTTTACATATTGCCCGCAGCAAGCCTATGA
- the LOC101768606 gene encoding uncharacterized protein LOC101768606 isoform X1 translates to MAEGEPRQKLSPADSRMVALAFIRALGADVRLPAAADQPDAYSALVRAILSSIAVSASPDPRVSCTITVLPAVTNAYNTLHGGVVAAVAEAVGMACVRAAAGDKEMFLGELSTAYLAAARLDSEVDVEAKILRKGRSVVVTTIDFTLKDTKKLCYTSRATFYILPAASL, encoded by the exons ATGGCGGAGGGGGAGCCTAGGCAGAAGCTATCGCCGGCGGACTCCCGGATGGTGGCGCTGGCATTCATCCGCGCCCTGGGCGCCGACGTGCGCCTCCCGGCCGCGGCCGACCAGCCCGACGCCTACTCCGCGCTCGTCCGCGCCATCCTCTCCTCCATCGCCGTCTCCGCCTCCCCGGACCCGCGGGTCTCCTGCACCATCACCGTCTTACCCGCCGTGACC AACGCGTACAACACGCTccacggcggcgtggtggcggccgtCGCAGAGGCCGTCGGGATGGCGTGCGtgcgggccgccgccggggacaaGGAGATGTTCCTCGGTGAGCTCAGCACCGCGTAcctggccgccgcgcgcctcgaT TCTGAAGTGGATGTTGAAGCTAAGATACTGAGGAAGGGCAGGTCGGTCGTGGTTACCACTATTGACTTCACACTCAAGGATACCAAGAAGCTCTGTTATACATCTCGAGCCACCTTTTACATATTGCCCGCAGCAAGCCTATGA